The proteins below come from a single Zhouia spongiae genomic window:
- the ilvB gene encoding biosynthetic-type acetolactate synthase large subunit, giving the protein METKTLTQKQEKKETTMRISGAEAVIHCLLAEGVDLVYGYPGGAIMPIYDELYKFQDKLHHVLTRHEQGATHAAQGYARVSGKVGVAMATSGPGATNLVTGIADAQIDSTPMVCITGQVASHLLGSDAFQETDIVGISTPVTKWNHQITSASEIPEVMAKAFYIARSGRPGPVLIDITKNAQFEEFDFSYEKCTGIRSYNSKPEIEKSKVEQAADLINKAKKPFIVWGQGIILGQAEEELKQLIEKAGIPAASTLLGLSALDSDHEFNTGMVGMHGNYGPNVLTNECDVLIALGMRFDDRVTGDLSTYAKQAKVVHFEIDPAEIDKNVKTEVAILGNVKESLQRVLPLIDNNKHEAWHGEFKKRYAIEFDEVIKNDLHPEKEGLTMGEVIDQINKASEHKAVIVTDVGQHQMIACRYAKFNKTKSNITSGGLGTMGFALPAAIGAKMGDPEREVVAVIGDGGYQMTIQELGTIFQTGAAVKIVVLNNDFLGMVRQWQQLFFDRRYASTELVNPDFVKIAEGYHIKAKRVSKREDLQGAVQEMMASEEAYFLEVKVEKEDNVFPMIPTGSSVSDVRLS; this is encoded by the coding sequence ATGGAAACAAAAACATTAACCCAAAAGCAGGAAAAAAAGGAAACTACTATGAGAATAAGTGGTGCCGAAGCCGTTATACATTGTTTATTGGCGGAAGGGGTCGATTTGGTTTATGGTTACCCCGGTGGTGCCATCATGCCGATCTATGATGAACTATATAAGTTTCAGGACAAGCTTCATCATGTCCTTACACGTCATGAACAAGGTGCTACACACGCTGCACAAGGGTACGCACGTGTGTCCGGAAAAGTAGGGGTGGCTATGGCAACCTCAGGACCGGGAGCAACAAACCTGGTTACAGGGATTGCAGATGCCCAGATTGATTCAACGCCCATGGTTTGTATTACCGGACAGGTAGCAAGTCATTTATTAGGGTCTGATGCCTTTCAGGAAACCGATATTGTCGGAATATCTACACCGGTTACCAAATGGAACCACCAGATAACCAGTGCTTCCGAAATACCTGAAGTAATGGCAAAGGCTTTCTATATAGCCCGTTCCGGACGACCGGGACCTGTTCTGATCGATATTACTAAAAATGCTCAGTTTGAAGAGTTTGATTTTAGTTATGAGAAATGTACAGGGATCAGAAGCTATAATTCGAAACCGGAAATAGAAAAGTCTAAAGTAGAGCAGGCAGCCGATTTGATCAATAAGGCTAAAAAACCTTTTATTGTTTGGGGACAGGGAATTATTCTTGGACAGGCAGAAGAAGAATTAAAACAACTTATTGAGAAAGCAGGAATTCCGGCGGCATCTACCTTATTGGGATTGTCAGCACTGGATTCTGACCATGAGTTTAATACCGGAATGGTTGGAATGCATGGTAACTACGGTCCGAATGTTTTAACCAACGAATGCGATGTATTAATTGCATTGGGAATGCGCTTCGACGATCGCGTTACCGGCGATTTGAGTACTTATGCCAAGCAGGCTAAAGTTGTTCATTTTGAAATAGATCCGGCCGAGATAGACAAGAATGTAAAAACAGAGGTGGCTATCTTGGGAAATGTAAAAGAGTCACTTCAACGGGTTTTACCGCTTATTGATAATAATAAACACGAAGCATGGCACGGGGAATTTAAAAAGCGTTACGCCATTGAGTTCGATGAAGTGATCAAAAACGACCTGCATCCTGAAAAGGAAGGTCTTACAATGGGCGAAGTGATCGACCAGATCAATAAGGCTTCAGAACACAAGGCGGTTATTGTTACCGATGTAGGACAACACCAGATGATCGCCTGTCGTTATGCAAAATTTAATAAAACCAAAAGTAATATTACCTCCGGAGGTTTAGGGACCATGGGCTTTGCTTTACCCGCAGCAATCGGAGCTAAAATGGGCGATCCGGAAAGAGAAGTGGTGGCAGTTATCGGAGATGGTGGTTATCAAATGACCATACAGGAACTGGGTACTATTTTCCAGACAGGAGCTGCCGTTAAAATTGTAGTACTCAATAACGACTTCTTGGGAATGGTACGTCAGTGGCAACAGTTGTTTTTCGACAGGAGATATGCCTCTACGGAATTGGTGAATCCTGATTTTGTAAAAATAGCTGAAGGCTACCATATCAAGGCGAAACGGGTATCCAAACGGGAAGACCTTCAGGGGGCCGTTCAGGAAATGATGGCTTCTGAAGAAGCATACTTCCTGGAGGTAAAAGTAGAAAAAGAAGATAATGTATTTCCTATGATACCAACAGGTTCATCGGTATCGGATGTTAGACTAAGCTAA
- the ilvC gene encoding ketol-acid reductoisomerase, with translation MANYFNSISLREKLLQLGTCDFLDKSEFNNGIKALEGKKVVIVGSGAQGLNQGLNMRDSGLDISYALRDSAIKEQRQSYRNAVDNGFAVGTYEEMIPTADLVCNLTPDKQHTNVVNAIMPLMKEGATLAYSHGFNIVEEGMQVRKDLTVIMVAPKCPGSEVREEYKRGFGVPTLVAVHPENDPQGKGFEQAKAYAYATGGHRAGVLRSSFVAEVKSDLMGEQTILCGMLQTGSVLCFDRMVEKGIEPGYAAKLMQYGWEVVTEALKHGGITNMMDRLSNPAKIEAFRLAEELKEIMAPLFHKHMEDIMSGHFSQTMMEDWANDDINLLTWREATGETAFEKTEATAAEISEQEFFDNGVLMIAMVKAGVELAFETMTETGIIEESAYYESLHELPLIANLVARKKLYEMNRIISDTAEYGCYLFDHACRPMLTDFMKTVDTNVIGKSFSASNDVDNKELIAVNDAIRNHPIEEVGAWLRQSMTDMKTISSL, from the coding sequence ATGGCAAATTATTTTAATTCAATCTCACTAAGAGAAAAATTATTACAGTTAGGAACTTGTGACTTTTTAGATAAATCAGAATTTAACAACGGAATCAAAGCACTTGAAGGCAAGAAAGTTGTAATTGTTGGAAGTGGTGCGCAAGGACTGAACCAAGGGTTGAATATGCGTGACAGCGGTCTTGACATATCATACGCATTGCGTGACAGCGCTATCAAAGAACAACGTCAGTCGTACAGGAATGCAGTAGATAATGGTTTTGCCGTTGGTACTTATGAAGAGATGATACCAACTGCCGATTTGGTTTGTAACCTTACTCCCGACAAGCAGCATACGAATGTGGTAAATGCTATTATGCCACTGATGAAAGAAGGCGCTACCCTGGCATATTCTCACGGATTTAACATCGTAGAAGAGGGAATGCAGGTCCGTAAAGACCTAACGGTAATCATGGTAGCTCCCAAATGTCCTGGTTCTGAAGTTCGCGAAGAATATAAGCGCGGTTTCGGAGTACCAACGCTTGTTGCAGTACACCCGGAGAATGATCCTCAGGGAAAAGGTTTTGAACAGGCAAAAGCCTATGCGTATGCAACCGGAGGGCACAGAGCAGGTGTACTTCGTTCATCATTCGTGGCAGAAGTAAAATCAGACTTGATGGGCGAGCAGACCATTCTTTGCGGAATGCTTCAGACCGGATCTGTTTTGTGTTTCGACAGAATGGTTGAAAAAGGTATCGAGCCCGGATATGCCGCTAAATTAATGCAATATGGATGGGAAGTAGTTACCGAAGCACTTAAACACGGTGGTATCACCAATATGATGGACAGGCTTTCGAACCCTGCCAAAATTGAGGCCTTTAGACTGGCTGAAGAGTTAAAAGAAATTATGGCGCCGTTATTCCATAAGCATATGGAAGACATTATGAGCGGCCATTTTTCTCAGACAATGATGGAAGACTGGGCAAATGATGATATCAATTTATTAACCTGGAGAGAGGCTACCGGAGAAACTGCTTTTGAAAAAACGGAAGCGACTGCTGCTGAAATTTCAGAACAGGAATTCTTTGATAATGGAGTGTTAATGATAGCAATGGTGAAAGCAGGGGTTGAACTGGCTTTTGAAACCATGACAGAAACAGGAATCATCGAGGAATCTGCATACTACGAATCGCTTCATGAGTTGCCACTAATCGCAAACCTGGTAGCCCGTAAAAAACTGTACGAAATGAATCGTATTATTTCTGATACGGCTGAATACGGATGTTACTTATTCGATCATGCATGTCGCCCGATGTTAACTGACTTTATGAAAACTGTCGATACCAACGTTATCGGTAAGTCTTTCAGTGCATCGAACGATGTGGATAATAAAGAATTGATCGCAGTAAACGACGCTATCAGAAACCACCCGATAGAAGAAGTGGGAGCCTGGTTACGTCAGTCAATGACTGATATGAAGACCATATCATCACTTTAA
- the ilvA gene encoding threonine ammonia-lyase IlvA, whose protein sequence is MMQVKTTYKPDLEDVKKAAATLGGVATVTPLMKSITYSKQFSNTVLLKREDLQIVRSYKIRGAYNKMNSLTDEEKQNGIVCASAGNHAQGVAFSCKELQIKGTIYMPTPTPKQKIEQVRMFGEDYIDIVIYGDTFDDSYKAAMKACKELEKTFVHPFDDEKVIEGQATVGLEVLNQTSKQIDYIFVPVGGGGLASGLSTVFKTLSPNTKIIGVEPEGAPSMSTSIKNGVNTELEHIEKFVDGAAVQKVGDLTFDICKQQLDAVITVPEGKVCQTILDLYNRDAIVVEPAGVLSIAALDSFKEEIEGKNVVCLVSGSNNDITRTAEIKERALLYANLKHYFIIRFPQRAGALKEFVAEILGPDDDITHFEYSKKHARENGPAVVGIELKNEKDLEPLIARMKAHNFYGDYLNNKPDLFQFLV, encoded by the coding sequence ATGATGCAAGTAAAAACAACATACAAACCCGACTTAGAAGACGTAAAGAAAGCGGCAGCAACACTTGGCGGTGTAGCTACGGTAACGCCTTTAATGAAGAGCATCACCTATTCGAAGCAATTTAGCAATACGGTACTGCTGAAAAGAGAAGACCTTCAGATAGTACGTTCCTATAAGATACGTGGAGCTTACAATAAGATGAATTCTTTAACTGACGAAGAAAAGCAAAACGGTATTGTATGCGCATCAGCAGGGAATCATGCTCAGGGAGTGGCTTTTTCGTGTAAGGAGCTTCAGATAAAAGGCACTATTTATATGCCGACTCCTACGCCAAAACAGAAAATTGAACAGGTAAGAATGTTCGGTGAAGATTATATTGATATCGTAATTTATGGAGATACTTTCGACGATTCATATAAGGCGGCAATGAAAGCATGTAAAGAACTTGAGAAGACCTTTGTACATCCGTTTGATGATGAAAAAGTGATCGAAGGACAAGCAACCGTTGGCCTTGAAGTGCTGAATCAGACCTCTAAACAAATTGATTATATTTTTGTTCCGGTAGGAGGGGGCGGATTGGCATCAGGACTTTCAACAGTATTCAAAACACTTTCCCCCAACACCAAAATCATAGGGGTTGAGCCTGAAGGAGCACCGTCGATGTCCACCTCTATAAAGAATGGTGTAAACACTGAGCTTGAGCATATCGAGAAATTTGTAGACGGAGCAGCTGTACAAAAAGTAGGAGACCTTACTTTCGACATCTGTAAACAGCAGCTGGATGCTGTGATTACCGTACCTGAAGGGAAGGTATGTCAGACCATATTAGATTTATACAACAGGGATGCCATTGTGGTAGAGCCGGCTGGAGTATTATCTATCGCCGCTCTGGATTCGTTTAAGGAAGAAATAGAAGGTAAAAATGTAGTTTGCCTGGTAAGCGGGAGCAATAATGATATAACAAGAACAGCCGAGATTAAAGAACGTGCGTTGTTGTACGCTAATTTGAAACATTATTTTATAATTCGATTCCCGCAAAGAGCAGGAGCGTTAAAAGAATTTGTTGCAGAAATCCTGGGTCCTGACGACGATATCACACATTTTGAATATTCCAAGAAACATGCCAGGGAAAACGGACCCGCAGTAGTAGGGATCGAATTGAAAAATGAAAAGGATCTCGAACCGCTGATAGCCCGAATGAAAGCCCATAATTTTTACGGAGATTACCTGAATAACAAACCGGATTTGTTTCAATTCTTAGTTTGA
- a CDS encoding response regulator — MKKYSIAIVDDHLLFAQSLQTLVSSFDDYNVVFHAANGKEFIEMLNGNNSIPDIVLLDINMPIMDGIETMGWLKENKPDLKVIALSMDDTEDTIIKMLRFGAKGYLLKDIHPNIFKQALSDVIEKGFYFSERITNTLLDTLDKKESEKDQLHLKDREIEFLKLACSEMTYKEIANEMCLSPKTIDGYRESLFEKLQVKSRIGLVLYAIKHELIEMEEG; from the coding sequence ATGAAGAAGTATTCAATAGCCATAGTAGACGATCATTTATTATTTGCCCAGTCATTGCAAACTTTGGTCTCCTCCTTCGATGATTATAACGTAGTTTTTCATGCCGCAAATGGCAAGGAATTTATTGAAATGCTCAATGGTAACAACTCAATTCCGGATATAGTCTTACTCGATATCAATATGCCGATAATGGACGGGATAGAAACCATGGGATGGTTAAAGGAAAATAAACCCGATCTTAAAGTTATTGCCCTTTCCATGGATGATACCGAAGACACGATCATTAAAATGCTGCGGTTCGGAGCTAAAGGATACCTTTTAAAAGATATACACCCGAATATCTTTAAACAGGCCCTGTCCGATGTCATAGAAAAAGGGTTTTATTTTTCTGAGCGGATAACAAATACTTTACTGGATACACTGGATAAAAAAGAATCCGAAAAGGATCAACTCCATCTGAAAGACCGTGAAATAGAATTCCTGAAATTGGCCTGCTCAGAAATGACTTATAAGGAAATAGCTAACGAAATGTGTCTCTCTCCCAAAACAATTGATGGCTATCGCGAAAGTTTGTTTGAAAAGCTTCAGGTAAAAAGCCGTATCGGATTGGTGTTGTATGCCATTAAGCATGAACTTATAGAAATGGAAGAAGGCTAA
- a CDS encoding sensor histidine kinase: MENQKEIISLIIYVSVLIVIVIVFVVSFFLAYQKRKTQLLIEKAEQKRYFDEELARAQTEIQEQAFKNLSWELHDNIGQLLSVAKMQMNMLQADIPDDKQKAFSEASNVLGEGLKELRQLSRTLNTDYISKIGLLESIETEIRRFKRLNFLKIEYDVKGDIVKINRKDEIIIFRIFQECFSNVVKYSRASLLTILVEYFPHHLSVIATDDGIGFDIDNIKEGSGLTNMKRRAELIGASLKINAEKDKGVSVTLVYPYEPKTNTTIKPS; the protein is encoded by the coding sequence ATGGAAAACCAAAAAGAAATTATCAGTCTTATTATCTATGTAAGCGTACTTATCGTTATTGTTATTGTTTTTGTAGTCTCTTTTTTCTTGGCCTACCAGAAACGGAAAACCCAATTGCTAATCGAAAAAGCAGAGCAAAAACGCTACTTCGACGAAGAATTGGCCAGGGCACAAACAGAAATCCAGGAACAGGCTTTTAAAAATTTAAGCTGGGAATTACACGATAATATCGGACAGTTATTGTCTGTAGCCAAAATGCAGATGAATATGCTTCAGGCAGATATCCCTGACGACAAGCAAAAAGCCTTTAGTGAAGCTTCAAATGTATTGGGAGAAGGTTTAAAAGAGTTACGTCAGCTGTCGAGGACACTCAACACAGATTATATCAGTAAAATTGGGCTGCTGGAATCTATTGAAACTGAGATCAGGCGCTTCAAACGCCTTAATTTTCTTAAAATAGAATACGATGTCAAGGGAGATATCGTTAAGATAAATAGAAAAGATGAGATCATTATCTTCCGGATCTTTCAGGAGTGTTTCTCCAATGTGGTAAAATACTCACGAGCGTCACTGCTAACTATTCTGGTTGAATATTTTCCCCATCATTTAAGCGTAATTGCTACCGACGATGGAATAGGATTTGACATCGATAATATAAAAGAAGGTTCAGGATTGACCAACATGAAGCGAAGGGCAGAACTGATTGGAGCATCCTTAAAAATAAATGCCGAAAAAGATAAAGGAGTTTCCGTAACTTTAGTATATCCGTACGAACCGAAAACAAACACAACAATCAAACCATCATGA
- the pxpA gene encoding 5-oxoprolinase subunit PxpA yields the protein MIKEIDLNCDLGEGMNNEALIMPYISSCNIACGGHAGNDETMHTVIELALKHQVKVGAHPSYPDKKNFGRLTMKMKESELEEVLCEQIETFKKVAGSHGAKVHHIKAHGALYNDLARNTHLTEQYLQILMPYRASVYLFVPYASVLASRALELGYHIKYEAFADRNYNEDLSLVLRKEKNALISNKAQILDHIYNMAVHQKVMTVTDKERFIMADTFCVHSDTSDAVGILQYVYQNLHLKKMSLAKF from the coding sequence ATGATAAAGGAAATTGATTTAAACTGTGATCTGGGAGAAGGAATGAATAATGAAGCCCTGATAATGCCCTATATAAGTTCCTGTAATATTGCATGTGGTGGGCATGCCGGTAATGATGAGACCATGCACACTGTAATAGAATTGGCGCTAAAGCATCAGGTTAAAGTGGGGGCACACCCTTCATATCCCGATAAAAAGAATTTCGGACGCTTAACGATGAAAATGAAGGAATCTGAACTGGAAGAAGTCCTGTGCGAGCAAATAGAAACCTTTAAAAAAGTGGCTGGCTCTCATGGAGCAAAGGTACACCACATAAAGGCACACGGGGCGTTGTATAATGATTTGGCAAGAAATACGCACCTCACCGAGCAATACTTGCAAATATTAATGCCGTACAGAGCATCCGTTTATTTATTTGTACCCTATGCATCAGTTTTGGCATCCAGGGCCTTAGAGCTTGGTTACCATATAAAATACGAAGCCTTTGCCGATAGAAATTATAACGAAGATTTAAGTTTAGTGTTGCGAAAAGAAAAGAATGCCCTGATCAGCAATAAAGCCCAGATACTCGATCATATCTATAATATGGCCGTTCATCAAAAGGTAATGACGGTAACAGATAAAGAAAGGTTTATCATGGCAGATACTTTTTGTGTACATTCAGATACCTCTGATGCTGTCGGGATATTACAGTATGTATATCAGAACCTGCACTTAAAAAAAATGAGTCTTGCAAAGTTTTAA
- the ilvN gene encoding acetolactate synthase small subunit, translating into MEEKQTYTISIYSENNIGLLNRISGIFLKRHINIESLNVSGSEIENVSRFVIVVNITESWARRIVGQIEKQIEVIKAYYHTDDETIFQETALFKIKSDLLFDQRQIQNIIKESHSEIVTVSRDFFVIAKTGRRYEIEALYDELQPYGIMQFTRSGRISVSKERMDISTMLKEFQLIN; encoded by the coding sequence ATGGAAGAAAAACAAACATATACCATCTCTATCTATTCAGAGAATAATATAGGGTTGCTAAACAGAATATCGGGCATATTTTTAAAGCGTCATATCAATATAGAGAGCTTAAACGTTTCAGGCTCAGAAATAGAAAATGTTTCCCGGTTTGTAATTGTAGTGAATATTACAGAATCGTGGGCCAGGCGTATCGTCGGACAAATAGAAAAGCAGATAGAGGTAATCAAAGCTTATTATCATACCGACGACGAAACCATCTTTCAGGAAACAGCACTGTTTAAAATTAAGTCTGATTTGCTTTTTGACCAGCGTCAGATCCAGAATATCATAAAAGAAAGTCATTCGGAAATTGTAACCGTATCACGCGATTTTTTCGTGATTGCAAAAACAGGCAGACGATACGAAATAGAAGCCTTGTACGACGAATTGCAACCTTACGGGATAATGCAGTTTACCAGGTCCGGCAGGATATCGGTATCAAAAGAGCGAATGGATATATCAACAATGTTAAAAGAATTTCAATTAATCAATTAA
- a CDS encoding biotin-dependent carboxyltransferase family protein, with protein MIKVVKTGFYTTIQDTGRYGYRHKGIPVSGVMDAYSANLANALLGNDKNAAVLEMTMLGPTLLFMTETEIAITGACMSAALNNESIINNKKYLVKSGDILAFKAVTKGFRSYLAVKDGIQTPGVLGSRSMYIPITNRSQIENNTIIPVDTRIGHTIGYAHIKRDWSWFTDPVLDVYKGPEYDLFPEIGKSLEKNYTVSNVNNRMAYQVEEAFLVHRHSILTSATLPGTVQLTPSGKLIILMKDAQTTGGYPRILQLSDMAMAKLAQKRMGDVISFQLL; from the coding sequence ATGATTAAAGTTGTCAAAACGGGATTTTACACTACAATACAGGATACGGGCAGATATGGTTACAGGCATAAAGGAATACCGGTATCCGGAGTTATGGATGCGTATTCAGCAAACCTTGCTAATGCATTGCTGGGGAATGATAAAAATGCGGCAGTTCTTGAAATGACCATGCTGGGCCCTACACTCCTGTTTATGACCGAAACGGAAATTGCCATAACAGGCGCTTGTATGTCGGCTGCATTAAACAATGAAAGCATTATAAACAACAAAAAGTATCTCGTAAAAAGTGGTGATATACTGGCGTTTAAAGCCGTAACAAAGGGTTTTAGAAGCTACCTGGCAGTAAAGGACGGGATACAAACGCCCGGGGTTTTAGGGAGCAGATCGATGTATATCCCTATTACGAACAGGTCACAAATAGAGAACAACACAATAATCCCTGTAGATACCCGGATTGGCCATACAATCGGATATGCCCATATAAAAAGGGATTGGAGCTGGTTTACCGACCCCGTATTAGACGTATATAAAGGACCGGAGTACGATCTGTTTCCTGAGATAGGAAAAAGCCTTGAAAAAAATTATACCGTTTCCAATGTAAATAACCGAATGGCCTACCAGGTCGAAGAAGCATTTTTAGTACACCGGCATTCCATACTGACATCGGCCACATTGCCCGGTACAGTGCAATTAACCCCCTCCGGAAAACTCATTATTCTGATGAAAGATGCACAGACTACAGGAGGATATCCGAGGATACTACAACTATCAGATATGGCTATGGCAAAATTAGCCCAAAAGAGAATGGGCGATGTTATTTCATTTCAGTTACTCTAA
- the ilvD gene encoding dihydroxy-acid dehydratase: MLNKYSKQVTQDPTLPAAQAMLHAIGLTDEDLKKPLIGIASTGYEGNPCNMHLNDLAKQVKKGTENAGLVGLIFNTIGVSDGISNGTPGMRYSLPSRDIIADSMETVVEAMSYDGMVTVVGCDKNMPGALMAMLRLNRPSILVYGGTIASGCHNGKKLDIISAFEAYGQKVAGKIDDEEYKEVVHKACPGAGACGGMYTANTMASAIEALGMSLPFNSSNPAISNGNLKEQESVKAGEVLRLLLEKDIKPLDIVNKRSLENAFRLVTVLGGSTNAVLHFLAIAKAAQVDFTLEDFKRISDATPLLADLKPSGKYSMEDLHGVGGIPGVLKYLLDNDMLHGDCLTVTGKTLAENLKDVSNLIDGQDIIKKLEEPIKDSGHIRILFGNLATEGAVAKITGKEGLSFRGTANVFDGEEAVNEGIKSGKVKKGDVVIIRYEGPKGGPGMPEMLKPTSSIMGAGLGKDVALITDGRFSGGSHGFVVGHVAPEAQVGGNIALVENGDIISIDAVNNTIDIEISDEELEKRRADWTAPELKFKKGILYKYAKTVSSASDGCVTDEF; the protein is encoded by the coding sequence ATGTTAAATAAGTATAGTAAGCAAGTCACACAAGATCCTACATTGCCGGCAGCCCAGGCCATGCTGCATGCCATAGGACTTACCGATGAAGATTTAAAAAAACCTTTAATAGGTATTGCCAGTACAGGTTACGAGGGCAATCCATGTAATATGCATTTAAACGATCTGGCAAAACAAGTTAAAAAAGGAACTGAAAATGCCGGTTTGGTCGGATTGATCTTCAATACCATAGGTGTCAGTGACGGGATATCTAATGGTACACCGGGGATGCGTTATTCGTTGCCTTCAAGAGATATTATAGCCGACTCAATGGAAACTGTTGTGGAAGCAATGAGCTATGACGGTATGGTAACGGTAGTGGGTTGTGATAAAAATATGCCGGGAGCATTAATGGCAATGCTACGCTTAAACAGGCCCTCTATATTGGTTTACGGAGGCACTATAGCCTCAGGTTGCCATAATGGTAAAAAATTAGATATTATCTCCGCGTTTGAAGCTTACGGTCAGAAAGTAGCAGGTAAGATTGATGATGAAGAATATAAAGAGGTAGTTCATAAAGCTTGCCCCGGAGCCGGTGCCTGTGGCGGGATGTATACAGCCAACACCATGGCTTCTGCCATAGAAGCATTAGGGATGTCATTGCCGTTTAACTCGTCGAATCCTGCTATCAGTAATGGAAATCTGAAAGAGCAAGAGTCTGTAAAAGCAGGGGAAGTACTGCGGCTGCTATTAGAAAAAGACATTAAGCCTTTGGATATCGTTAATAAGAGATCGCTGGAAAATGCATTTAGGCTGGTTACCGTTCTGGGGGGGTCTACCAATGCAGTACTTCACTTTCTAGCGATAGCTAAAGCAGCACAGGTAGATTTTACTTTAGAAGATTTTAAACGGATTAGCGATGCAACACCTTTATTGGCAGATTTAAAGCCCAGTGGTAAATATTCCATGGAGGATCTACATGGAGTAGGAGGTATTCCGGGAGTATTAAAGTACTTATTAGATAACGATATGCTTCATGGAGATTGCTTGACAGTAACAGGTAAAACCCTTGCAGAAAACTTAAAAGATGTGTCCAACCTGATTGACGGACAGGACATCATAAAAAAACTAGAAGAACCGATCAAAGACTCAGGACATATCCGTATTCTTTTCGGGAACCTTGCGACAGAAGGCGCAGTCGCCAAAATTACAGGGAAAGAAGGATTGTCATTCAGAGGAACTGCCAATGTGTTTGACGGTGAAGAAGCAGTAAATGAAGGAATTAAATCAGGGAAAGTAAAAAAAGGAGATGTGGTCATTATCCGTTACGAAGGCCCCAAAGGCGGCCCGGGAATGCCGGAAATGCTAAAACCAACTTCGTCGATTATGGGAGCCGGTCTTGGGAAAGACGTTGCCTTAATCACAGATGGCAGGTTCTCCGGAGGATCTCATGGTTTTGTCGTTGGTCATGTAGCACCGGAGGCACAGGTAGGCGGTAACATCGCCCTTGTAGAAAATGGTGATATCATCTCTATCGATGCTGTTAACAATACCATCGATATTGAAATATCTGATGAAGAACTGGAAAAGAGAAGAGCCGATTGGACGGCTCCGGAATTGAAATTTAAAAAAGGAATATTATATAAGTATGCTAAAACTGTTTCATCGGCATCAGACGGATGTGTAACCGATGAATTCTAG
- the pxpB gene encoding 5-oxoprolinase subunit PxpB, with product MQSFNLTYKPFGSKAILIEWPAIINEEILKDIVSYKQHIQKYFSNTELIVAYHTLTVIFTNSVNYREIEENLRDIYKLNIERQVFEVSLWKLPVLYGDRLGLDMQQYASDKNLSEQDVVSLHTRPLYTVYAIGFLPGFLYLGGLDKKLHQPRRSEPRLKIPEGSVGIGGRQTGIYPQASPGGWNIIGNSPVRLFDVNNPQRCPVNVGDKVQFYAVNRYEYELIAIQVQTGVYQFEKQVHYD from the coding sequence TTGCAAAGTTTTAATCTTACATACAAACCTTTTGGAAGCAAAGCCATACTTATAGAATGGCCGGCTATAATTAATGAGGAAATATTAAAGGATATAGTTTCATACAAGCAGCATATTCAGAAATACTTCTCAAATACAGAACTTATTGTTGCCTATCATACGTTGACAGTAATTTTTACAAATTCTGTAAACTATCGGGAAATAGAAGAGAATTTAAGGGATATATATAAACTGAATATTGAAAGGCAGGTTTTCGAAGTTTCCCTTTGGAAACTCCCCGTACTTTATGGAGATCGACTGGGGCTCGATATGCAACAGTATGCATCAGATAAAAACCTGTCGGAGCAGGATGTGGTCTCCCTGCATACAAGGCCATTATATACGGTTTATGCAATAGGCTTCTTACCCGGGTTTTTATATTTAGGAGGACTGGATAAAAAGTTACATCAACCCAGAAGAAGTGAACCCAGGTTAAAGATTCCGGAAGGATCTGTGGGAATAGGAGGCCGGCAAACAGGAATCTACCCTCAGGCATCCCCGGGAGGCTGGAATATAATAGGAAACTCCCCTGTAAGGCTTTTTGATGTCAACAACCCTCAGAGGTGTCCTGTCAACGTAGGCGACAAAGTACAGTTCTACGCTGTAAACAGGTATGAGTACGAACTTATTGCCATTCAGGTACAGACAGGGGTGTATCAGTTTGAAAAACAGGTGCATTATGATTAA